CGTAAAACAAGATTAATTCGACACCGTTTTGCCTATTCTTGTAACTGGACTAAGTATGGTGGCGCATTTAAGGGTGGGGTGGTATAAACCACGAAGACAAATGGGACCAATTTTGGGTTTCCTATTTAGTGGTGATGTAGGCCTAAGCCCTGAAGACATTTTGTGCAAAATGTGatgttatttgtttatttcaatAAATGTTATGTTCGGGTATAGCGCAAGCAAAGGTCACCAGTCTGTTGTTTTCCTTATCCGGGAACTTCTCCATGGACGGCTCATGAACAAAGGAGGACACTGATGCATAGCAATATGAGATATACAGCAGTAATgtatatatgatttattctcttCAAAACAAGACTCTGGAGTAGCACATGCAATAGAATGCCAACATCAACATTTCCAGTAATTTCATGACTAACCATGACTGTGAAAGGGACTTTAAACCAAAACGTACCTTCCTTTTAAGTACATATTTAATACTCATATCCAAAACAATCTGTCTGAACGTCAAGTTTAAGTGTAAAATATATGTATCTCAACATTAGCTGTCTTCACTCCTGATATCCTTCCGTCTTCATATCATTCAAACCAAGGTCTTCATTCTGCTCAAATGTTCGATTGTACTTTTCAGTTGTCATCTCTGGATCTGGGTCTGGAGCATATACGTTCTAAAGAAAAACCCAGTTAATAATTATACTTGTGACGCTCAGTATGTTTACTTTCAagaatatgtatatatgtaaatATTTGAACAAATTTGTAACATACATATACATTCCATGATGGTTTCAGGTATACTTTTAGTAATTCGGTATCATTTTCAAATAGTTTGGTATTTTGATGTGTCATTTAAataatttatataaatattgtcAAAATAAGTTGTTTTACCTGGATATAGCTGTTCCCTGTAGGATCATCAAGAACTAAATGGACATTGAGGTTTCCTTCGATGATCTGAATATTTGGTGAAAGACGACACGGATGCATTTATATAAGCTTCACAGTCTAAACTCCAAATATTCCAATATCTTAGGTGACTAGTCTCAAAAAGCACATGGGAAACATTGAAAACAAAGTTCCTAGTTTGACAAACAAGAAAACCTTGTCAATCTTCTGGCCAAACTCTTTTAGTTTCTGTGTCCGGTCTGCAGTGGAGCTATCTCCACATAAGAAGGGATTTTTGGAGACAATCTGTAGGGAACAGCAACAAACTATGAACCAAACATTGCAATTGCACCAATGTCATTTTAAACAAGCTAAGGTGACATCATAACTGCTTACCAGGTCTTTGATATCTGTGAGGATTCCCTCTACCGTAGTAAATTTGCCACCCAGAGCTGCCATCCCCATCTCAAACTCTAGTTCAGGAATGAGGATGCCACATGTCTCTGACTGCAAACAGCATGAAGCAAGAAGgatttgttttgtatttcactcaagtAAACAAATAAATGTGACTGATGCAACGATTCTAGTTCAAATGTAAGAGGGCCCTCATGAGACGAGCTCAATTTGGTGTTAATGTCAGACCTTTTAATGAACAACGGCTATACAATACATGTAATCCATCCACACATTCACATGGGGAAAGTGAGAAGTTCAAAACAAGCAATCATAATACTGAGGGGTAGTGAAAACTGTACCTTCAGTAAGTCTCTGGTCATGTCAGAAGGATCTGTGATGTGAAGAGTGATCTTGGTGCCCTGCTGTTCTGTAGCTCCTCCAGATTTTACCTTCAAGGTCATACAAGGAAAACATTGCTACCACTCCCACAAGGCTTTGGCGCAATTAAGTATTAAGTTAGGGTCAATTTAGAGAAAGAACTGCAAGCAGTTTTGTACCTCATTGGTGCGTAGTCCACACGCATCACAGTTGGTTGCCATGATGATAACCTCCTTAAAATGAGGGATTTCTAAGAGAATGTCAAGGAATATTCAAATATTTGCAAGCACACAACTTAATCCAAACTCCAAAGTTTCTCATGCCTCATTTTATAGACTTAAAACATGCATGgactagcctgggtgccagccaaacttagcccgcccacaaaaaaatttggtcgggaagttgggtctggggtcgctcagttggggaaaaactatgtccgaacaagagctgttcagaccaatcaaattgtcagggcgggctttatacgatgatggacagatggtcAACAGTAACataatcaaccacatcaccaaagagcgcttgggttgaatttgttttcaacaaacaacatactacgttgctctgattggttgtaggtctatccaattgagcgaagaagCATTTTTtaccgggttcggttgaaacacgccccatcctcacagcccaacggagcggtatcagactcatattctgaattatgagtatgacaacatcAGGCTATGCATGGACATAAGGAATGGACACAAATCCAACATATTTAGAGTGGTCAATAATCAAGTTGACCTTAATTGAAATCTGACCAAGAATTGCATTAAACATTTTAGCAGTACTACCAGAGTTGAGGTCTACCAACAAAAAGTTTAAAAGGATACGAACAAGCTTCATGTTTGTGGAGGCTGGCGCATTGCATCCTGGGCAGTTGGTATTAAACCTTAAAACCTGAGAGAAACGCACAACCaaattttaatgtatttctcAAAATTAAGAACCCATTTCAGTGCATCCGATGCCTCACCTCATTTCTCATACTGTCCAAATCATTCCCAggcttttcctcctcttcctcctcttcagccTGTGCAGGACatggaacaaaaacacaatcacACGGGCTCCCATGATGACGTTGACCagaaagtaggctacattttgAAGCACCTTTCAAAAAACGTCAGAATTCCCCTCATCAAATTAATTACTTTTACTTAAGCATCACCTTAGTACTCAAGTGTTTACATTAAAACAAGACAATAAGCAAAGCCCTAACCAGGAAAAGCTTGGGGAAAGCCATTTGTGTCTGTCAGCTGTGGTTCAAGACTACCTTCAAACCCAATGTGATATCTTGTTGGTCAGTCCTGTTGTAGTGGGTGACTGTTAGAGCCTCGTCCTTCTGAGGAGCCATGGGGTTTTCCACAAAGCTGTTTCCAGATGGATCATCAACAACCTACAAAATATAAATGACATATGAAATTTGCTTGACAGAAAAGGAAACCCTCACCATTACATTTATGATTGTATTTTGTGTAGTTTAGACATTATTAAAAGATGTAGTCTGAATAAACTTATTCCAAATCTAAATTTGACACCCTCTCCCCATTCCTGATCGAGTCAAAATTGGACTCACCAGTGTGAATTCACTTTCAACATCTTTCAACTTCTTGAGTTTTTCAATAAACTCTTCAATTTTCTCTGCAGCTTCAGGGGCAGATACCTttatgaagaggaggagtgagcATGACTTCATCTATGACAAGCAACCAACCTACATATTTTACATAATTGAGAGCATAGTTCTGTGAAAAATTGGATTCTGTATTTTTGCATATTTATACCCTGAATGCCATTAAATGTTCTACCAAAATCTATGAATACATAGTGACCCTTTAATTTTATTTTGAATGAATACATGTTTGTACATGTACAAACATGTATTGAACGTGAGTTCACAGCAGTAAAATTTGACCGTTTCCACGGAGAGCGTGTTAGTTCAATTATATCGCTAGTGCATCACCTTACAAAAACTAGAGCTTGTTAGCTCTAGCTAGACCTatgaaaaaaattgaagaaacggcaagaaaaccaaattgctcagaagaggaaaataTTGTGCTTCTACAGGAATACAACAAAAGAAAGCACATACTAAAAAGTTAATTTGATCCACAAATATCTGCAAACAAAAAACTAATGTAGGACGAAATTGCAACAAAAATAAACAAGAAGTTTGGTGAAGCGATCaattcaagaaaaaaaaaatgtccaaAAAAGAGAACCAATTACAGGAGGGAGTCCAATAAAACTGGTGATATCAACTTTACTTGTAGGTCTTGTTGCTACACAGTAACGTTTAAGTGAGAGCTACTTCCAACTGTAGATCAAAATGAGATCAACAGTTACTCTGCATTTACCGGCTTGAGTCTAGCTActtcaaggccgtagccatggtgTCAACATTGGGGGTACAATCTGCTGGGGAGATTtcatttccttcttttttttgaaCGTTTAGTTATTAAATTTGTTATGATAATTTTGGACAGCGTGCCTGGtggcctgtcgtagcgtagcacatttatattttatagcaatatttctatttttatatcaatatattgggggggacattttgaacaAATTTGAATATTGGCCCTGAGCTACTTACAGCGGTAGCCGACGCATAAATAGCCTTCATGTTTAGACTGCAGCACAATAGCCTAACAGAGTGCTATAGGTGTGGGATGGGTTCATATATCTCCATAAACTCAGCCATGTTGCGGTAAAGAATAAGTCAGAGGTACCTTAAGTTTTCTTCCTTACTTTGTTTGCTAAGGGCTTTCATGCAACGCTTTAACAAACTTAACGAATCCTTAAGTACAAGACCAAGATAAGGAGAAAACCTTAAATACTTAAGGGAACATTTAAGGAAACCTTAAGGGAAAGACTTAAGGGTGCTTTGTGCAACCGATTATATTTTAAGGAAACCGTAACTGACTTTAAGGAAAATCTTAACTtaaggtgttttgtgcaaccggccCCTAGAGACTTAAAAATCGCTTTGTCACTTTTACCAAACTGTTAAGCATCAACAAATTGTTTTTGCAAAGGTCTTGAAATGTCCATCCTTTGAGACATG
This window of the Osmerus mordax isolate fOsmMor3 chromosome 19, fOsmMor3.pri, whole genome shotgun sequence genome carries:
- the zpr1 gene encoding zinc finger protein ZPR1 codes for the protein MSVIGEENVRGGAVFRDINADDEDSQPTEIESLCMNCYKNGTTRLLLTKIPFFKEIIISSFSCPNCNWSNTEIQSAGRIQDQGITYTLKIKSKQDMNREVVKSDSATTRIPELDFEIPPYTQKGALSTIEGLLDRAVAGLEQEQPLRRVSAPEAAEKIEEFIEKLKKLKDVESEFTLVVDDPSGNSFVENPMAPQKDEALTVTHYNRTDQQDITLGLKAEEEEEEEKPGNDLDSMRNEVLRFNTNCPGCNAPASTNMKLVQIPHFKEVIIMATNCDACGLRTNEVKSGGATEQQGTKITLHITDPSDMTRDLLKSETCGILIPELEFEMGMAALGGKFTTVEGILTDIKDLIVSKNPFLCGDSSTADRTQKLKEFGQKIDKIIEGNLNVHLVLDDPTGNSYIQNVYAPDPDPEMTTEKYNRTFEQNEDLGLNDMKTEGYQE